The Candidatus Methylacidiphilales bacterium region GTCGTTGTTTTCCAGGAAGCGGATCAGGGAATAAACCCGTTTGGTGCCCTCATTGTATAATTCCTTCTTCCATACGACGTCGCCCTTGCCGACGCTGAAATAAAGTTCGGATGTCAGGAGGGGGCGGCGGCCCGGGATATTGACCACGGCTTGGACGGTGTAGGATCCGGTCGAGCGAATTGCGAAATACGGAGTGACATTGATGGGGACCTTCAGGGTTTCGCCGGGTGGAATGGTTGAAGCGGGAACTGTCAGAGTATTTTCCGAATGAATTTTTTCCTTGTTCACTGTGAAAATCATAAAATTGAGCCAGTCTTCATCGCTGCCGGGGTCGCGGCTCAAAACTATGGATTCATCGGTCGTGTTGGTGAGTGAAACCGTGAATTCCATGGGCTCATAGAGGAGATAGACCGTCCGGTCCTGGGAAAGTTTGATTTGCAACTGGGCGAATAATGCCGAGTTGGTGGCTGTCAGCAGCAACCCGGCCAGGAGGATTGGGGAAAATCGCATGAACAACCTCTAGCGCAGAAAATTGCCGTTGACAAGCCGGGTAAACATGCAAGCACGGAGTTTTTTTAACAGGAAGATCGCAAAGGACATTTTACAAAAAAAGGGCACGGAGACGGGGAAAAGTCAGAGGTTTGAATTAAGAAATGTTTTTCCCGCGTTTATTCAAAATTTCCGCCCAGGGCGAGATGCAGATTCACGCGCTGGGTCAAGCGGCCTCCCTTGGCGCTTATCAAACTGCTAAGAGCCTGCAATTCCTGCCGTTGCGCGAGAAGGACGCTCGCCAGGTCCGTCGCGCCTTCCTTGTAGCGCAGTTCGGCTGTTTTCCGCGCTTCGCCATAGTTGCTTGCGGCTTCGGAGAACTGGGCTTCCTGCTTTGCCAGCGAGTCTTCGTTATCGAGCGCATTCTCCACTTCCTGAAAGGCATTCAGCGCCGCCTTCGTGTATTGGGCGACTGCTTCCTTTTGCGCCCCTTGGGCCCGGTCAAATTCCGCCCTTCTCAATCCGCCGTCGAAAAGCGGCTGGAAAAGGTTGGCTGCAAAATTTGCCACCACCTGCCTGGGATCGATGAGGCTTTTCAGCGCATTCCCGCTGACTCCAATTTCCGGAGTCAGCGAAATCCGGGGCAGCCGCGCGGCCTGGGCTTCTTTGGTAAAATGAAAAGCCGCCGCCACTTCGCGTTCGGCGGAAATGATGTCCGGGCGCCGTTCCAGGATTTGTGAAGGCAGGCCGGCCGGTATTGGTGGCGGGAGCGCCTGCAACTCTTTGACTGTTTCGAGTTCATTGGACGGATACCGGCCCAGCAGGGTTTCCAGGCTGCGGTTGGCTTCATTGAATGCGGTTTCCGCCGCTTGCGCGGATTGCCGGGAGGTGGCCAGGTCCCCCTTGGCATTGGCCAGGTCCTGCCGGGTCACGTTCCCCGCATCAAACTGCGCCTGCACGATCTGCAAAATATCCTGAAAGTTGCCCGTCAGTTTCCGGTTCAAATCGCGCTGCAGCCGGGTTTGGACCGACAGGAAATAGGCTTTCGCAACCTGGGCGGCGAGTGATTGCCGCGCGAAATCGTAATCGGCCTGGGAGGCATGAAATTGTTCCAATGCGCCGCGATGCGCCTCGCGCAGGCGGCCCCAAATATCCAGTTCCCAACTCAGTTGCAAAGATGCGC contains the following coding sequences:
- a CDS encoding efflux transporter outer membrane subunit; protein product: MGFSLLVLCGMLLSCSSGPAPEAQKNMAALAPSSWKSGAIPGEVRNGWISNFGDPLLVQLIAESMEKNPNLLIASAKLDQAQAEARKAGAALVPELDFNAGWTKTDQLKPDNNPLHQSDSTVLGASLQLSWELDIWGRLREAHRGALEQFHASQADYDFARQSLAAQVAKAYFLSVQTRLQRDLNRKLTGNFQDILQIVQAQFDAGNVTRQDLANAKGDLATSRQSAQAAETAFNEANRSLETLLGRYPSNELETVKELQALPPPIPAGLPSQILERRPDIISAEREVAAAFHFTKEAQAARLPRISLTPEIGVSGNALKSLIDPRQVVANFAANLFQPLFDGGLRRAEFDRAQGAQKEAVAQYTKAALNAFQEVENALDNEDSLAKQEAQFSEAASNYGEARKTAELRYKEGATDLASVLLAQRQELQALSSLISAKGGRLTQRVNLHLALGGNFE